The proteins below come from a single Tachysurus fulvidraco isolate hzauxx_2018 chromosome 26, HZAU_PFXX_2.0, whole genome shotgun sequence genomic window:
- the LOC125140311 gene encoding GTPase IMAP family member 7-like — protein MERNKELQEKDKTLEENETQLKQTRAELDKTIKALEDMEEKNTKLENLNKLLKEKVRPLEEKTKQLQEQTDPESSASIRRRNSKEDLPPRMSEETQDSAAPIRRRNSLGGGRPNLGGESSSPHSPASVPVAELRLVLLGRTGSGKSVTGNTILGREERNQAATSTATSTATQQSESTQREVAGRKVTVVDTPDWFSPELSLEKLRQDVGLCVRLSAPGHHAFLLVIPLKQPTGEERGMLEKMEEIFGETCWRNTMIIFSVTDECEKKNIEDFIQSGDQEVQRLVEKCGNRFHCLNINESGDGSQVSELLEKIEKMVEGSREKFYSSDIYLEIESLITAMKIILPEFLVLKTKMQEDFSRQMEEKYREMETLQQKLFVVTENLSLWKQVYISAVLELTKAEQE, from the exons atggaaagaaacaaaGAGCTTCAGGAGAAGGACAAGACACTGGAAGAGAATGAGACACAGCTCAAACAGACAAGAGCTGAACTGGACAAAACAATTAAAGCGTTAGAAGACATggaggagaaaaacacaaaactagaGAATCTGAACAAACTGCTGAAGGAGAAAGTCAGACCTCTGGAGGAGAAAACAAAGCAGCTGCAGGAACAGACAGATCCAGAATCATCAGCTTCCATCAGGAGAAGAAACAGCAAGGAAGATTTACCTCCAAGAA TGAGTGAAGAGACTCAGGACTCAGCAGCACCAATCAGGAGAAGGAACAGTTTGGGGGGAGGACGTCCAAACT TGGGTGGAGAATCGTCTAGTCCACATTCTCCTGCATCGGTTCCTGTAGCAGAACTGAGGCTGGTGCTGCTGGGGAGGACGGGGTCTGGGAAGAGTGTAACAGGAAACACCATCCTGGGCAGAGAGGAGAGGAACCAGGCTGCTACGTCTACAGCTACATCTACAGCCACCCAGCAGAGTGAGAGCACACAGAGGGAGGTGGCTGGGAGGAAGGTGACTGTGGTGGACACGCCTGACTGGTTCTCTCCTGAACTCTCTCTGGAGAAGCTGAGACAGGACGTGGGactctgtgtccgtctgtctgctcCAGGACACCACGCCTTCCTCCTGGTCATACCTCTAAAGCAGCCTACAGGAGAGGAAAGAGGGATGCTGGAGAAAATGGAGGAGATCTTTGGAGAGACCTGCTGGAGAAACACAATGATCATATTCAGTGTTACTGATGAATGTGAGAAGAAGAACATTGAGGACTTTATCCAATCAGGAGACCAGGAGGTCCAGAGACTTGTAGAGAAATGTGGGAACAGGTTTCACTGTCTCAACATTAATGAGAGTGGAGATGGTTCTCAGGTCTCAGAGCTGTTGGAGAAGATAGAGAAGATGGTGGAAGGAAGCAGAGAGAAATTCTACAGCAGTGACATCTATCTGGAGATAGAATCTCTCATTACAGCAATGAAGATCATCCTGCCTGAATTTTTAGTCTTAAAAACAAAGATGCAGGAAGATTTCAGCAGACAGATGGAGGAGAAgtacagagagatggagactcTTCAACAGAAACTTTTTGTGGTCACAGAAAATCTCAGTCTGTGGAAACAAGTATACATTTCAGCTGTGCTGGAGTTAACAAAAGCAGAACAGGAATAA